In one window of Anser cygnoides isolate HZ-2024a breed goose chromosome 3, Taihu_goose_T2T_genome, whole genome shotgun sequence DNA:
- the MAD2L1BP gene encoding MAD2L1-binding protein — protein sequence MAAPGGAEPPGVAASPASPLLTAEAPAAPERGRGPHRSGLAAAAAPVGPSVSVVFPGAVSRESCCRFACELLKHVLYQRHQLPLPYEQLAYFCRRPAQVGDVIKKPPSVDLASKKCQQVLMDLEGMLQHLEVMFSLTLVPRVLILLGGSAVSPKELYELNLEGVCVSSAEKSLKTTSCVRKLFHSLFIADVFSELKALPVMGTVVMLQGHRDCGVEWFRPKLNYKVPTRGRKLTVNLSCDGDISISASAPSSMTSAWEDYIWFQAPVTLKGFHE from the exons ATGGCGGCGCcggggggagcggagccgcctGGTGTGGCGGCGAGCCCCGCGTCCCCGCTCCTCACCGCCGAGGCGCCGGCCGCCCCGGAGCGCGGGAGGGGGCCCCACCGCAgcgggctggcggcggcggcggcgccggtcGGCCCCTCGGTGTCCGTGGTGTTCCCGGGCGCCGTCAGCCGGGAGAGCTGCTGCCGCTTCGCCTGCGAGCTCCTGAAGCACGTCCTGTACCAGCGGCACCAGCTCCCGCTGCCCTACGAGCAGCTCGCCTACTTCTGCCGGCGGCCGGCGCag GTTGGGGATGTGATTAAAAAGCCACCCTCTGTGGACCTGGCAAGCAAGAAATGCCAGCAGGTGCTGATGGATCTGGAAGGAATGCTCCAGCACTTGGAAGTAATGTTCAGTTTGACTCTGGTTCCCCGGGTCCTTATCCTACTTGGAggcagtgccgtgagtcccaAGGAGCTTTATGAGCTCAACTTGGAGGGGGTCTGTGTGAGCAGTGCTGAGAAGAGCCTGAAGACCACATCCTGCGTGCGTAAGCTCTTTCACTCGCTCTTCATAGCAGACGTCTTCAGTGAACTTAAGGCTCTGCCTGTTATGGGCACTGTTGTCATGCTCCAAGGACACCGCGATTGTGGTGTTGAATGGTTCCGGCCCAAGCTCAACTATAAAGTACCAACTCGAGGGAGGAAACTAACTGTTAATTTGTCCTGTGATGGAGACATCAGTATAAGTGCCTCAGCTCCTTCGAGTATGACTTCTGCTTGGGAGGACTACATATGGTTTCAAGCACCAGTGACGCTCAAGGGCTTTCATGAATGA
- the GTPBP2 gene encoding GTP-binding protein 2 — translation MDSRVSELFGGCCRPAGAALRGRGGAAPGTGGGCGGSGGGGGGGSKAKKKSGRSRGGKANNPPYLPPEAEDGNIEYKLKLVNPSQYRFEHLVTQMKWRLQEGRGEAVYQIGVEDNGLLVGLSEEEMRASLKTLRRMAEKVGADITVLREREVDYDSDVPRKITEVLVRKVPDNQQFLDLRVAVLGNVDSGKSTLLGVLTQGELDNGRGRARLNLFRHLHEIQSGRTSSISFEILGFNSKGEVVNYSDSRTAEEICESSSKMITFIDLAGHHKYLKTTIFGLTSYCPDFAMLVVSANTGIAGTTREHLGLAMALKVPFFIVISKVDLCSKATVERTVKQLERILKQPGCNKLPLLVTSDDDAVTAAQQFAQSPNITPIFTLSSVSGENLDLLKVFLNILPPLTNSKEQEELMQQLTEFQVDEIYTVPEVGTVVGGTLSSGICREGESLVVGPTDDGKFLRLKVCSIQRNRSACRVLRAGQAATLALGPFDRSLLRKGMVMVSPEMNPTICSVFEAEIVLLFHATTFRKGFQVTVHVGNVRQTAIVEKIHGKDKLRTGEKAVVCFRFIKHPEYLKIGAKLLFREGVTKGIGHVTDLQAITTKENGLEESLGPGQLNF, via the exons ATGGACTCGCGGGTGTCGGAGCTGTTCGGCGGCTGCTGCCGCCCGGCGGGCGCCGCGCTGCgagggcgcgggggggccgcTCCCGGCaccggcggcggctgcggggggagcggcggcggcggcggcggcggctcgaAGGCGAAGAAGAAAAGCGGGCGGAGCCGGGGGGGGAAGGCCAACAACCCGCCGTACCTGCCGCCGGAG GCAGAAGATGGGAACATCGAGTACAAG CTAAAGCTAGTGAACCCCTCGCAGTACCGCTTTGAGCATCTGGTGACGCAGATGAAGTGGCGACTACAGGAAGGCCGCGGTGAGGCTGTCTATCAGATCGGCGTGGAGGACAACGGGCTGCTGGTGGGCCTCTCAGAGGAGGAGATGCGCGCCTCGCTCAAGACGCTGCGCCGTATGGCAGAGAA GGTTGGGGCTGACATTACGGTGCTGCGGGAGAGGGAGGTGGATTACGACAGCGACGTTCCAAGGAAGATAACAGAGGTGCTTGTCCGAAAGGTGCCTGACAACCAACAG TTCTTAGACCTGCGAGTGGCTGTGTTGGGGAATGTGGACTCAGGGAAATCAACCCTGTTGGGTGTCCTGACACAAGGAGAGCTGGACAACGGACGGGGCCGAGCACGTCTCAACCTCTTCCGGCATCTCCATGAAATCCAGTCAGGAAGAACATCAAGCATCAGTTTTGAAATTCTCGGCTTCAACAGCAAAGGAGAG GTGGTAAATTACAGTGACTCCCGAACAGCAGAAGAGATCTGTGAGAGTTCCTCCAAGATGATCACTTTCATTGACCTGGCTGGCCACCACAAGTACCTGAAAACAACCATCTTTGGCCTCACCAGCTACTGCCCGGATTTTGCTATGCTGGTGGTTAGCGCCAACACCGGCATTG caggcacaaCGCGAGAGCACTTGGGCTTGGCCATGGCCCTCAAGGTCCCCTTCTTCATTGTCATCAGCAAAGTTGACTTGTGTTCAAAAGCCACCGTGGAACGGACAGTGAAGCAGCTGGAGCGAATTCTGAAGCAGCCGGGCTGCAACAAGCTCCCCCTGCTCGTCACCTCGGACGATGATGCTGttacagcagcacagcagtttGCACAGTCTCCCAA CATCACCCCAATCTTCACACTGTCCAGCGTTTCTGGGGAGAACCTGGATCTCTTGAAAGTCTTCCTCAACATCCTTCCTCCACTGACCAACAGTAAAGAGCAGGAGGAATTAATGCAACAACTCACAGAGTTTCAG GTTGATGAAATTTATACCGTGCCAGAGGTGGGGACTGTTGTGGGCGGAACTCTGTCGAG TGGGATCTGCCGAGAAGGGGAGAGCCTGGTGGTCGGTCCCACTGACGACGGGAAGTTCCTCCGGCTGAAAGTGTGCAGTATCCAACGCAACCGCTCGGCCTGCCGCGTGCTGCGGGCTGGCCAGGCAGCCACGCTGGCCCTCGGACCTTTCGACCGCTCCCTGCTGCGCAAG GGCATGGTCATGGTGAGCCCCGAAATGAACCCCACCATCTGCTCAGTGTTTGAAGCTGAGATTGTGCTGTTGTTCCATGCCACGACTTTCCGGAAGGGGTTTCAGGTGACAGTGCACGTGGGGAACGTGCGGCAGACGGCTATCGTAGAGAAGATCCATGGAAAG gaCAAGCTGCGGACAGGAGAGAAGGCCGTTGTCTGtttcaggttcatcaagcaTCCTGAGTACTTGAAGATTGGAGCCAAGCTGCTTTTCCGTGAAGGAGTCACCAAAGGCATCGGGCATGTCACTGACCTCCAAGCCATCACCACCAAAGAAAACGGCCTGGAGGAGTCCTTGGGGCCTGGGCAGCTGAACTTCTGA